The Aquipuribacter hungaricus genome window below encodes:
- a CDS encoding ABC transporter permease subunit, translated as MSQSVLYDAPGPRARRRSLVISVVAGLVLVGLLVLAGLRLHREGQFAPELWSPLLWPGDEQFPAVWRQLGRGVYYTLLAAALAITFSLVIGTAVTTTRLMLGRRGRMPLVVLVELLRGSPVVVLIFFAGKILPAFGVDLSNLWYLVIGLTLYNSVVIAEILRAGVAALPRGQAEAGLAIGMTRRQTMLVVQMPQAFRLMLPALISQLVVIVKDTSLAGLILTGPDELLRISERVFRFLDNPLQTYTVIALVYIVVNLLLSRLATFAERRLSTARQGQPVTIDKDAAQMAANRELGGAGGGAGI; from the coding sequence ATGAGCCAGAGCGTGCTCTACGACGCCCCCGGGCCGCGCGCCCGCCGCCGCTCGCTGGTCATCTCCGTCGTCGCCGGCCTGGTGCTCGTGGGCCTGCTCGTGCTGGCCGGGCTCCGGCTGCACCGGGAGGGCCAGTTCGCCCCCGAGCTCTGGTCGCCCCTGCTGTGGCCCGGCGACGAGCAGTTCCCGGCCGTGTGGCGCCAGCTCGGCCGCGGCGTCTACTACACGCTGCTGGCCGCCGCGCTGGCGATCACCTTCAGCCTCGTCATCGGCACGGCGGTCACCACGACCCGGCTCATGCTGGGCCGCCGGGGCCGCATGCCCCTCGTCGTCCTCGTCGAGCTGCTGCGCGGCTCCCCGGTCGTCGTGCTCATCTTCTTCGCGGGCAAGATCCTCCCGGCGTTCGGCGTCGACCTGTCGAACCTCTGGTACCTGGTCATCGGCCTCACGCTCTACAACTCCGTCGTCATCGCCGAGATCCTCCGCGCCGGGGTGGCGGCCCTGCCCCGCGGCCAGGCCGAGGCCGGCCTCGCCATCGGCATGACCCGCCGGCAGACCATGCTCGTGGTCCAGATGCCGCAGGCGTTCCGGCTCATGCTGCCGGCGCTCATCAGCCAGCTGGTCGTCATCGTCAAGGACACGTCGCTGGCAGGGCTCATCCTCACCGGGCCGGACGAGCTGCTGCGCATCAGCGAGCGGGTGTTCCGCTTCCTCGACAACCCGCTGCAGACCTACACCGTCATCGCCCTGGTCTACATCGTCGTCAACCTCCTCCTGTCCCGGCTGGCGACGTTCGCCGAGCGCCGGCTGAGCACGGCCCGCCAGGGGCAGCCCGTGACGATCGACAAGGACGCGGCCCAGATGGCTGCGAACCGCGAGCTGGGTGGCGCCGGCGGAGGCGCAGGCATCTGA
- a CDS encoding glutamate ABC transporter substrate-binding protein, which produces MTTRRLMPGLALLSAAALALAACGGGSAEEDAAEATGAAGDAVAEETTEAGDGASESAAPAEFPAGSTMAELSEAGTLRVGTKFDQPGFGLANLDGTPEGFDVEIAKIVADALGIPEDGITYTETPSAIREEVLETDQVDLVAATYTINDTRRERITFAGPYYVAGQALMVRTEDAETISAPEDLSDTSIRVCSVEGSTPSETIREYLGSPDQLTLFAGYSECADSLANDQVDVVTTDNVILLGLVSESDGAFTLSGETFTDEPYGIGIAKGDVEFCEFINETLAAADEDGSYLEAWESTAGSIEGAQAPELPAADECV; this is translated from the coding sequence ATGACCACACGACGACTGATGCCGGGCCTGGCGCTGCTCAGCGCCGCCGCGCTCGCGCTCGCCGCCTGCGGCGGCGGGAGCGCCGAGGAGGACGCCGCGGAGGCGACCGGGGCTGCGGGCGACGCCGTGGCCGAGGAGACCACCGAGGCCGGTGACGGCGCGAGCGAGTCCGCCGCCCCCGCCGAGTTCCCCGCCGGCTCCACCATGGCCGAGCTGTCCGAGGCCGGCACGCTGCGCGTCGGCACCAAGTTCGACCAGCCCGGCTTCGGCCTGGCCAACCTCGACGGCACGCCCGAGGGCTTCGACGTCGAGATCGCCAAGATCGTCGCCGACGCGCTCGGCATCCCCGAGGACGGGATCACCTACACCGAGACCCCCTCCGCGATCCGCGAGGAGGTCCTCGAGACCGACCAGGTCGACCTCGTGGCCGCGACCTACACGATCAACGACACCCGTCGTGAGCGCATCACCTTCGCCGGGCCGTACTACGTCGCCGGCCAGGCGCTCATGGTCCGCACCGAGGACGCCGAGACGATCTCTGCGCCCGAGGACCTGTCCGACACCTCGATCCGGGTCTGCTCGGTCGAGGGCTCGACCCCGTCGGAGACCATCCGCGAGTACCTGGGCTCCCCCGACCAGCTCACGCTGTTCGCGGGCTACTCCGAGTGCGCGGACTCCCTCGCCAACGACCAGGTCGACGTCGTCACCACCGACAACGTCATCCTGCTCGGGCTCGTGTCGGAGTCCGACGGCGCCTTCACCCTGAGCGGCGAGACCTTCACCGACGAGCCGTACGGCATCGGCATCGCCAAGGGCGACGTCGAGTTCTGCGAGTTCATCAACGAGACGCTCGCCGCCGCCGACGAGGACGGCAGCTACCTCGAGGCGTGGGAGTCCACGGCCGGCTCCATCGAGGGCGCCCAGGCGCCGGAGCTCCCCGCCGCGGACGAGTGCGTCTGA
- a CDS encoding ABC transporter permease, which yields MSSAPVRHDPAPDDAAPGGAGHDPVPAYGLLGRLLPSGTVSRPASLVERNMRAYRRAWLLLLSGFVEPVMYLFGLGIGLGSLVGDVTTDSGRVVPYALFVAPALMASSAMNGAVFDSTFNVFFKLKYSKLYYSVLATPLGPRDVAVGEIGWALIRGSLYAAAFFVVMLLAGLVRTPWALLALPAALLIGWAFASIGMAVTTFMRSWQDLDVVQLAIVPLFLFSATFYPVSTYPSSVAWLVQLSPLYHGVALVRGVMLAEVGPGLLVHVAVLAALGLVGVLVTERRLRRLLLR from the coding sequence GTGAGCAGCGCCCCGGTGCGCCACGACCCGGCCCCCGACGACGCCGCGCCCGGCGGCGCGGGCCACGACCCTGTCCCCGCGTACGGGCTGCTGGGCCGCCTGCTCCCCAGCGGGACGGTGTCGCGGCCGGCGAGCCTGGTGGAGCGCAACATGCGGGCCTACCGGCGCGCGTGGCTGCTGCTGCTGTCCGGCTTCGTCGAGCCGGTGATGTACCTGTTCGGGCTCGGCATCGGTCTGGGCTCGCTCGTGGGCGACGTGACGACCGACAGCGGCCGGGTGGTGCCGTACGCGCTGTTCGTCGCCCCGGCGCTCATGGCCAGCTCCGCGATGAACGGCGCCGTCTTCGACTCCACGTTCAACGTCTTCTTCAAGCTCAAGTACTCCAAGCTCTACTACTCCGTCCTCGCCACCCCGCTGGGGCCGCGCGACGTCGCCGTCGGCGAGATCGGGTGGGCCCTCATCCGGGGGAGCCTGTACGCGGCGGCGTTCTTCGTCGTCATGCTGCTGGCCGGCCTGGTGCGCACGCCGTGGGCGCTGCTCGCGCTGCCCGCCGCGCTGCTCATCGGCTGGGCCTTCGCCAGCATCGGCATGGCGGTGACGACGTTCATGCGCTCCTGGCAGGACCTGGACGTCGTCCAGCTGGCCATCGTCCCGCTGTTCCTGTTCTCCGCGACGTTCTACCCCGTGAGCACGTACCCGTCCTCGGTGGCGTGGTTGGTGCAGCTGTCGCCGCTGTACCACGGGGTCGCGCTCGTGCGCGGGGTCATGCTCGCCGAGGTCGGGCCCGGGCTGCTCGTGCACGTCGCCGTCCTCGCTGCGCTGGGGCTGGTCGGGGTGCTCGTCACCGAGCGGCGGCTGCGCCGGCTGCTGCTGCGCTGA
- the recA gene encoding recombinase RecA yields the protein MPATAINGDREKSLANALAHIEKAHGKGSVMRLGDEARAPIDVIPTGSIALDIALGIGGLPRGRIVEIYGPESSGKTTVALHAVANAQRAGGIAAFIDAEHALDPDYARNLGVDTDALLVSQPDTGEQALEITDMLIRSGALDIIVIDSVAALVPRAEIEGEMGDSHVGLQARLMSQALRKITGALSQSRTTAIFINQLREKIGVMFGSPETTTGGKALKFYSSVRLDVRRIETLKDGSEPIGNRTKCKVAKNKLAAPFKVAEFDIIYGSGISKEGGLIDMGVEQGFVRKAGAWYTYEGDQLGQGKENARAFLRDNPDLADELEKRIKEKLGIGAKVDKPVVDVPVEF from the coding sequence ATGCCCGCTACCGCCATCAACGGCGACCGTGAGAAGTCTCTCGCGAACGCCCTCGCCCACATCGAGAAGGCGCACGGCAAGGGGTCCGTGATGCGCCTCGGCGACGAGGCCCGCGCCCCGATCGACGTGATCCCCACCGGCTCCATCGCGCTGGACATCGCGCTCGGCATCGGCGGGCTGCCCCGCGGCCGCATCGTCGAGATCTACGGCCCGGAGTCCAGCGGTAAGACCACCGTCGCCCTGCACGCCGTGGCCAACGCCCAGCGCGCCGGCGGGATCGCCGCCTTCATCGACGCCGAGCACGCCCTGGACCCGGACTACGCCCGCAACCTCGGCGTGGACACCGACGCCCTGCTCGTGTCCCAGCCGGACACCGGTGAGCAGGCCCTCGAGATCACCGACATGCTCATCCGCTCCGGCGCGCTCGACATCATCGTCATCGACTCCGTGGCGGCGCTCGTGCCGCGGGCGGAGATCGAGGGCGAGATGGGCGACAGCCACGTCGGCCTCCAGGCCCGCCTCATGTCGCAGGCGCTGCGCAAGATCACCGGTGCCCTCAGCCAGTCCCGCACCACGGCGATCTTCATCAACCAGCTCCGCGAGAAGATCGGCGTGATGTTCGGCTCGCCCGAGACCACGACCGGCGGCAAGGCGCTGAAGTTCTACTCCTCCGTGCGCCTGGACGTCCGGCGCATCGAGACCCTCAAGGACGGCTCGGAGCCCATCGGCAACCGGACCAAGTGCAAGGTGGCCAAGAACAAGCTGGCCGCCCCGTTCAAGGTCGCCGAGTTCGACATCATCTACGGCTCCGGCATCTCCAAGGAGGGCGGCCTGATCGACATGGGCGTGGAGCAGGGCTTCGTCCGCAAGGCCGGCGCCTGGTACACGTACGAGGGCGACCAGCTCGGCCAGGGCAAGGAGAACGCCCGCGCGTTCCTCCGCGACAACCCGGACCTGGCCGACGAGCTCGAGAAGCGCATCAAGGAGAAGCTCGGCATCGGCGCCAAGGTCGACAAGCCCGTCGTCGACGTGCCCGTCGAGTTCTGA
- a CDS encoding ABC transporter permease, producing MTTTDPLARAVAPPHSTRFLWWRAALGWFTLARAWWRSLVVRSVLEPVLYLLGLGFGLGSLVDSSGNGPGDVPYAAFVAGGVLVASAMNSGFGESAWPVLGAIKWQRQYHAQLASPLRVRDVLLGHLFFMTVRLLVTVLPFWVVIVAFGLVAWPSAPWAVPAAVLTGLAFATPVAAFSATTDTDTAFALILRFAIIPMFLFSGVFYPVSDLPVWLQPLVQVLPLWHGVELSRAATLGTDLGAAVVLGHVGYLLLWAVGGLLVATRTYTRRLT from the coding sequence GTGACGACGACCGACCCCCTCGCCCGCGCGGTCGCCCCGCCCCACAGCACCCGGTTCCTGTGGTGGCGCGCCGCGCTCGGCTGGTTCACCCTCGCCCGGGCCTGGTGGCGCTCCCTCGTGGTGCGCTCGGTGCTCGAGCCCGTCCTCTACCTGCTCGGGCTGGGCTTCGGCCTCGGCTCGCTGGTCGACAGCAGCGGCAACGGCCCCGGCGACGTGCCCTACGCGGCGTTCGTGGCGGGGGGCGTGCTCGTGGCCTCGGCGATGAACTCCGGCTTCGGGGAGTCGGCGTGGCCGGTGCTCGGGGCCATCAAGTGGCAGCGGCAGTACCACGCCCAGCTCGCCTCGCCGCTGCGCGTGCGCGACGTCCTGCTCGGCCACCTGTTCTTCATGACCGTGAGGCTGCTGGTGACGGTGCTGCCGTTCTGGGTCGTCATCGTCGCCTTCGGGCTCGTCGCCTGGCCCAGCGCCCCGTGGGCGGTGCCCGCCGCCGTGCTCACCGGCCTCGCCTTCGCGACCCCGGTGGCGGCGTTCTCGGCGACGACCGACACCGACACGGCGTTCGCGCTCATCCTCCGCTTCGCGATCATCCCGATGTTCCTGTTCTCGGGCGTCTTCTACCCCGTGTCCGACCTGCCGGTCTGGCTGCAGCCGCTGGTGCAGGTGCTCCCGCTGTGGCACGGCGTGGAGCTGAGCCGGGCCGCCACGCTGGGCACCGACCTCGGCGCGGCGGTGGTCCTCGGACACGTCGGCTACCTGCTGCTGTGGGCGGTCGGCGGCCTGCTCGTGGCCACCCGGACCTACACCCGGAGGCTCACGTGA
- a CDS encoding amino acid ABC transporter ATP-binding protein — MPDQLPARVPGHRGDPLVVVAGVNKHFGPLHVLKDIDLTVAQGEVVVVIGPSGSGKSTLCRTINRLETYESGRITIDGQDLPDEGKELARLRADVGMVFQSFNLFAHKTVLENVTLGPTRVRRQKKTEAEKVGMQLLERVGVANQSSKYPAQLSGGQQQRVAIARALAMQPKVMLFDEPTSALDPEMINEVLDVMTSLATDGMTMIVVTHEMGFARRAADRVVFMAEGEIVEEAEPETFFTAPTSARARDFLSKILTH, encoded by the coding sequence ATGCCCGACCAGCTTCCCGCCCGCGTCCCGGGCCACCGCGGCGACCCGCTCGTCGTCGTGGCGGGGGTCAACAAGCACTTCGGCCCGCTGCACGTCCTCAAGGACATCGACCTCACGGTCGCGCAGGGCGAGGTCGTCGTCGTCATCGGGCCGTCCGGCTCGGGCAAGTCGACGCTGTGCCGGACGATCAACCGGCTGGAGACCTACGAGTCCGGCCGGATCACCATCGACGGGCAGGACCTGCCGGACGAGGGCAAGGAGCTCGCGCGGCTGCGCGCCGACGTCGGCATGGTGTTCCAGTCCTTCAACCTCTTCGCCCACAAGACGGTGCTGGAGAACGTCACGCTCGGTCCGACGAGGGTCCGCCGGCAGAAGAAGACCGAGGCCGAGAAGGTCGGGATGCAGCTGCTGGAGCGGGTCGGCGTCGCCAACCAGTCCTCCAAGTACCCGGCGCAGCTGTCCGGCGGGCAGCAGCAGCGCGTGGCCATCGCCCGCGCGCTCGCGATGCAGCCCAAGGTCATGCTCTTCGACGAGCCGACGTCGGCGCTTGACCCCGAGATGATCAACGAGGTCCTCGACGTCATGACGTCGCTGGCCACCGACGGCATGACGATGATCGTCGTCACCCACGAGATGGGCTTCGCCCGCCGGGCGGCGGACCGGGTCGTCTTCATGGCCGAGGGCGAGATCGTCGAGGAGGCCGAGCCCGAGACCTTCTTCACCGCGCCCACGTCGGCGAGGGCCCGGGACTTCCTGTCCAAGATCCTCACCCACTGA
- a CDS encoding ABC transporter permease subunit has translation MSVLVDNFDLFVGGFLRSLEIIAYALVGSLVLGTLLAVLRVSPVPPLQRFAAFYVGIVRNSPLTVMLFVTAFVLPELGFNAPFFWLGILGLVLYTAGFVCEAIRAGINAVPTGQAEAARSIGLTFGQTLQEVVMPQALRSVVPPLGSVVIAMMKNSAVLGVFGVGQDLLSVGNRLTSAQGFAVTPVLFGVLLGYLAITLPTGALLSVVERKVAILR, from the coding sequence GTGAGCGTCCTCGTCGACAACTTCGACCTGTTCGTCGGGGGGTTCCTCCGCTCGCTGGAGATCATCGCCTACGCCCTGGTCGGCTCCCTCGTGCTCGGCACGCTGCTGGCGGTGCTGCGGGTGTCCCCCGTCCCGCCGCTGCAGCGCTTCGCCGCCTTCTACGTGGGGATCGTCCGCAACAGCCCCCTCACGGTGATGCTCTTCGTCACCGCGTTCGTGCTGCCCGAGCTCGGCTTCAACGCGCCGTTCTTCTGGCTCGGGATCCTCGGCCTCGTCCTCTACACCGCCGGCTTCGTCTGCGAGGCGATCCGGGCCGGCATCAACGCCGTGCCCACCGGCCAGGCCGAGGCCGCCCGCTCGATCGGCCTCACGTTCGGCCAGACCCTGCAGGAGGTCGTCATGCCGCAGGCGCTGCGCTCCGTCGTGCCGCCGCTGGGCAGCGTCGTCATCGCCATGATGAAGAACTCGGCCGTGCTCGGGGTGTTCGGCGTCGGACAGGACCTGCTGTCGGTCGGCAACCGCCTCACCAGCGCCCAGGGGTTCGCGGTCACGCCGGTGCTGTTCGGCGTGCTGCTGGGCTACCTGGCGATCACCCTGCCCACCGGCGCCCTGCTGTCGGTCGTCGAGCGGAAGGTCGCGATCCTCCGATGA
- a CDS encoding ABC transporter ATP-binding protein: protein MSTSTSVEPRTDPPGGAGAPVLVHARDLRKEYGSFTAVDGIALDVRRGESFGILGPNGAGKSTTMRLVGCVSEPTSGELSILGLDPRRDGPRIRARLGVVPQRDTLDEELTVRENVMVYGRYFGMSRAAVRAKADELLDFVQLADRASSVVEPLSGGMKRRLTIARALVNDPDILLLDEPTTGLDPQARHVLWDRLYRLKREGVTLVLTTHYMDEAEQLCDRLVVMDGGRYVAEGSPGELIRQHSTREVLEVRYRTDDHEPFAAPLRALAERVEVLPDRVLLYVQDADAVSQAVSGLPGKRPMSLLPRRSTLEDVFLRLTGRTLVD, encoded by the coding sequence GTGAGCACCTCCACCTCCGTCGAGCCGCGCACCGACCCGCCCGGCGGCGCCGGGGCACCGGTGCTGGTCCACGCCCGCGACCTGCGCAAGGAGTACGGCTCCTTCACCGCGGTCGACGGCATCGCGCTCGACGTCCGGCGCGGGGAGTCCTTCGGCATCCTGGGGCCGAACGGCGCCGGCAAGTCCACGACGATGCGGCTGGTCGGCTGCGTCTCCGAGCCGACGTCGGGCGAGCTGTCGATCCTCGGCCTCGACCCCCGTCGCGACGGCCCGCGGATCCGCGCCCGGCTCGGCGTCGTCCCCCAGCGGGACACCCTGGACGAAGAGCTGACCGTCCGCGAGAACGTCATGGTCTACGGCCGCTACTTCGGCATGAGCCGGGCCGCCGTGCGGGCCAAGGCCGACGAGCTGCTCGACTTCGTCCAGCTGGCCGACCGGGCCTCCTCGGTCGTGGAGCCGCTGTCGGGGGGCATGAAGCGCAGGCTGACCATCGCCCGCGCCCTGGTCAACGACCCGGACATCCTCCTGCTCGACGAGCCGACGACCGGCCTGGACCCGCAGGCCCGCCACGTCCTGTGGGACCGGCTGTACCGGCTCAAGCGCGAGGGCGTGACGCTGGTCCTCACCACCCACTACATGGACGAGGCCGAGCAGCTGTGCGACCGCCTCGTGGTCATGGACGGTGGCCGCTACGTCGCCGAGGGCAGCCCTGGCGAGCTCATCCGGCAGCACTCCACCCGCGAGGTGCTCGAGGTCCGGTACCGGACCGACGACCACGAGCCGTTCGCGGCGCCGCTGCGCGCGCTGGCCGAGCGGGTCGAGGTGCTGCCGGACCGGGTGCTGCTGTACGTCCAGGACGCCGACGCGGTGTCGCAGGCGGTGTCCGGGCTGCCGGGGAAGCGGCCGATGTCGCTGCTGCCGCGCCGGTCGACCCTGGAGGACGTGTTCCTCCGCCTCACCGGCCGGACGCTGGTCGACTGA
- a CDS encoding App1 family protein: protein MSVDGSGTRPAGRGAKDPAGPPGTPAEQVAAAAEDASRHVAAVVEDVVNRWSVAVLRRRGWVPRAQVNRGYGASVDVPAPHAPGWVRVFGRVLMGRPETPYRAWVRSRGWRSFITAQVAHAPLLIEVGGCTYRVHADRTGLVDVVLQVDLPPGRHPVRMTPEGGETGVGEVLVVGAATGAGLVSDIDDTVMVTWLPRPFIAAWNTFVRQETARAEVPGMPELYTEFLTANPGAFVVYLSTGAWNTAPFLRRFLRRHGYPTGPLLLTDWGPTNTGWFRSGRVHKISTLRRLHQELPHLRWLLVGDDGQHDPEIYSAFSREEPDAVQAVLLRELSPAEQVLSRGLAPPESDGGAGAVPVLHGGDGHRLAERLRAVGLLPTAPRD, encoded by the coding sequence GTGAGCGTCGACGGCTCGGGCACGCGGCCGGCGGGCCGGGGCGCCAAGGACCCGGCCGGCCCCCCCGGCACCCCCGCGGAGCAGGTGGCCGCGGCCGCCGAGGACGCCAGCAGGCACGTCGCCGCCGTGGTGGAGGACGTCGTCAACCGGTGGTCCGTGGCCGTGCTGCGCCGCCGGGGCTGGGTGCCCCGCGCCCAGGTCAACCGCGGGTACGGGGCGAGCGTCGACGTCCCCGCCCCGCACGCCCCCGGGTGGGTCCGGGTGTTCGGCCGGGTGCTCATGGGACGCCCGGAGACGCCGTACCGCGCCTGGGTCCGCAGCCGCGGCTGGCGCAGCTTCATCACCGCGCAGGTCGCCCACGCGCCGCTGCTCATCGAGGTCGGGGGCTGCACGTACCGCGTGCACGCCGACCGCACGGGCCTGGTCGACGTCGTCCTGCAGGTCGACCTGCCGCCGGGGCGCCACCCCGTCCGGATGACCCCCGAGGGCGGCGAGACCGGCGTGGGCGAGGTGCTCGTCGTCGGTGCCGCCACGGGCGCCGGCCTGGTCAGCGACATCGACGACACGGTCATGGTCACGTGGCTGCCGCGGCCCTTCATCGCCGCCTGGAACACCTTCGTCCGGCAGGAGACCGCCCGCGCCGAGGTGCCCGGCATGCCGGAGCTCTACACGGAGTTCCTCACCGCGAACCCCGGGGCCTTCGTCGTCTACCTGTCGACCGGGGCGTGGAACACCGCACCGTTCCTGCGCCGCTTCCTGCGCCGCCACGGCTACCCGACGGGCCCGCTGCTGCTCACCGACTGGGGCCCCACCAACACGGGCTGGTTCCGGTCGGGCCGGGTCCACAAGATCAGCACGCTGCGCCGGCTGCACCAGGAGCTCCCGCACCTGCGCTGGCTCCTGGTCGGCGACGACGGCCAGCACGACCCCGAGATCTACTCGGCCTTCTCGCGCGAGGAGCCCGACGCGGTCCAGGCGGTGCTGCTGCGCGAGCTGAGCCCGGCCGAGCAGGTGCTGTCGCGCGGTCTCGCCCCGCCGGAGAGCGACGGGGGAGCGGGCGCGGTCCCGGTGCTCCACGGCGGCGACGGCCACCGGCTCGCCGAGCGGCTGCGCGCCGTCGGCCTGCTGCCCACCGCGCCGCGGGACTGA
- a CDS encoding regulatory protein RecX, with amino-acid sequence MARAVVLRRLAMGPRTRAQLREAVLSKDVPEPVADAVLDRFTAVGLVDDAEFAREWVRIRHRDKGLSRRALADELRRKGVDPELVEAALDGADGVDGDDERAAAEALVARRLPSTRGVDHPKRVNRLVGMLARKGYGPGLAGDVVRRALAAERDGDDGTDDVEPLG; translated from the coding sequence GTGGCACGCGCCGTCGTGCTGCGTCGCCTCGCCATGGGCCCCCGCACCCGGGCCCAGCTGCGCGAGGCCGTCCTCTCCAAGGACGTCCCCGAGCCCGTCGCCGACGCGGTGCTCGACCGCTTCACCGCGGTCGGCCTCGTCGACGACGCGGAGTTCGCTCGCGAGTGGGTGCGCATCCGCCACCGCGACAAGGGGCTGTCCCGCCGGGCCCTCGCCGACGAGCTGCGGCGCAAGGGCGTCGACCCGGAGCTCGTCGAGGCCGCCCTGGACGGCGCCGACGGTGTCGACGGGGACGACGAGCGGGCTGCCGCCGAGGCCCTGGTGGCCCGGCGGCTGCCGTCCACCCGCGGCGTCGACCACCCCAAGCGGGTCAACCGGCTCGTCGGCATGCTCGCGCGCAAGGGCTACGGCCCCGGTCTCGCCGGTGACGTCGTCCGCCGGGCGCTCGCGGCCGAGCGCGACGGTGACGACGGGACGGACGACGTGGAACCGCTCGGCTGA
- a CDS encoding DUF3046 domain-containing protein, with protein MRTSEFRTLAHEEFGRALADTLVADLVLAPLDATAAQALEAGTDPRTVWTALCEAMDVPPERRLGRDRRSRSDRVAGAR; from the coding sequence GTGAGGACCAGCGAGTTCCGGACGCTCGCGCACGAGGAGTTCGGCCGTGCGCTGGCCGACACCCTCGTCGCCGACCTCGTGCTGGCGCCGCTGGACGCCACGGCCGCCCAGGCGCTGGAGGCCGGCACGGACCCCCGCACGGTCTGGACCGCCCTGTGCGAGGCGATGGACGTGCCGCCGGAGCGCCGGCTGGGACGGGACCGTCGGTCCCGGTCCGACCGCGTCGCTGGTGCCCGGTGA